The following are from one region of the Mesotoga sp. UBA6090 genome:
- the rplB gene encoding 50S ribosomal protein L2 → MALRKFNPVTKSRRSMLLPDFKEVTKTEPEKSLLEPIKNNAGRNHHGRITVRHQGGGTKRRYRVIDFKRDKIGIPAKVISIEYDPNRTARIALLQYIDGEKRYMLAPKGLKVGDGIQNGDQAEISVGNSMPLERIPVGTIVHNIEFLPGKGGQIARAAGTYAQLMAKEGRYALLRMPSGELRRVVVKCMATIGMVGNEEHSNEIHGKAGRKRWLGVRPSVRGMTMNPVDHPMGGGEGRSKGHLPQSPWGQPARGYKTRRNKKPSDNLIVKRRNQN, encoded by the coding sequence ATGGCATTGAGAAAGTTTAATCCCGTCACCAAAAGCAGAAGGTCTATGCTTCTTCCTGACTTCAAGGAAGTTACGAAGACTGAACCTGAAAAGTCTCTTCTGGAGCCAATTAAAAATAACGCCGGTAGAAACCATCATGGAAGAATAACAGTTAGGCATCAGGGTGGGGGAACCAAAAGGCGTTACAGAGTTATCGATTTCAAGAGAGACAAGATAGGTATTCCTGCGAAAGTCATATCGATAGAGTATGACCCGAACAGAACGGCAAGGATTGCTCTTCTCCAGTACATCGATGGTGAGAAGAGATACATGCTGGCGCCGAAGGGCCTGAAGGTCGGAGATGGTATTCAGAACGGCGACCAGGCCGAAATATCTGTTGGCAACTCCATGCCACTAGAAAGAATTCCGGTGGGTACGATCGTCCACAACATCGAGTTCTTACCCGGCAAAGGTGGCCAGATTGCGAGAGCAGCGGGAACCTATGCCCAGCTGATGGCCAAAGAGGGGAGATATGCTCTTCTTAGAATGCCTTCTGGTGAGTTGAGAAGAGTAGTGGTGAAATGCATGGCGACGATCGGTATGGTCGGAAATGAGGAGCATTCGAATGAGATACATGGGAAAGCAGGTAGAAAGAGATGGCTTGGAGTTCGGCCGTCGGTAAGAGGCATGACTATGAATCCGGTCGATCACCCGATGGGTGGAGGAGAAGGACGTTCTAAGGGGCACCTTCCTCAGAGTCCCTGGGGACAGCCGGCCAGAGGTTACAAGACCAGAAGGAACAAGAAACCTTCAGATAACCTCATAGTGAAGCGCAGGAATCAGAATTGA
- the rpsS gene encoding 30S ribosomal protein S19 — protein MSRSKKKGPYVHPSLLKKIRELNEKGEKKPIKTWSRASMILPEMIGHTIAVYNGMKHIPVYISENMIGHRLGEFSPTRRFGGHADKKSKKGEVR, from the coding sequence ATGTCGAGATCTAAGAAGAAAGGCCCATACGTACACCCGAGTCTCTTGAAAAAGATTAGAGAGCTGAATGAAAAGGGAGAAAAGAAACCCATTAAGACTTGGAGCAGAGCATCCATGATTCTTCCTGAAATGATCGGACACACAATAGCTGTCTACAACGGAATGAAGCATATACCGGTTTACATTTCAGAGAATATGATTGGGCACAGACTGGGTGAGTTCTCTCCCACCAGGAGGTTCGGCGGGCATGCTGATAAGAAGAGTAAGAAAGGCGAAGTCAGATGA
- the rplV gene encoding 50S ribosomal protein L22, producing the protein MAQATQRDKRSVLHRKRKEEKAATPVTQAKAVAKFVRISPRKARSVVNAIRNREVGEAFQILEFSPKKASRLVYKVLRSAVANAENNFGLNIDSLYVEKAVVDDGPRMKRLWPRGRGRADIQQKRFSHITVVVANREEISNPQE; encoded by the coding sequence ATGGCGCAGGCGACGCAGAGAGACAAGCGTTCAGTTCTCCATAGGAAGCGCAAAGAAGAAAAGGCAGCGACTCCCGTTACTCAGGCAAAGGCAGTTGCAAAGTTTGTAAGAATCTCCCCTAGAAAGGCGAGATCAGTTGTAAATGCAATAAGAAATAGGGAAGTTGGCGAGGCGTTTCAGATTCTTGAGTTCTCACCTAAGAAGGCCTCCCGTTTGGTTTACAAAGTTCTGCGCTCTGCAGTGGCAAACGCAGAGAACAATTTTGGACTGAATATCGATAGTCTTTATGTCGAGAAAGCTGTCGTCGATGACGGTCCGAGAATGAAGCGGCTGTGGCCGCGAGGAAGAGGAAGAGCTGATATTCAGCAGAAACGATTTAGCCACATAACCGTTGTTGTAGCAAACCGCGAAGAGATAAGCAATCCTCAGGAGTGA
- the rpsC gene encoding 30S ribosomal protein S3 translates to MGQKVHPYGFRLGVSKDWKARWINEKNYKEYLLEDLKIRDFLKKNYMAAGVSDIYIERPEPGKVVITIKCARPGVMIGKKGSEVKLLRQRLEKLITRQFQLNIEEVKTPETDAILVAEDIASRIEKRASYKRAMKRAIFTAMRKGAKGIKIMVSGRLNGADIARTEWYLEGRLPLQTLKADLDYGYTTAFTKMGIIGVKVWIYKGDVQV, encoded by the coding sequence GTGGGTCAGAAGGTACATCCTTATGGATTCAGGCTTGGTGTCAGTAAAGATTGGAAAGCCCGATGGATCAACGAGAAGAATTACAAAGAATATCTTCTTGAAGATCTGAAGATAAGGGACTTTCTCAAAAAGAATTACATGGCTGCTGGAGTTTCCGATATTTACATCGAAAGACCGGAGCCAGGTAAGGTGGTTATTACCATCAAATGCGCCAGACCTGGTGTGATGATTGGAAAGAAGGGCAGTGAAGTCAAGCTGCTTAGGCAGCGGCTGGAGAAGCTTATAACCAGGCAGTTCCAGTTAAATATCGAAGAAGTGAAAACACCCGAGACCGATGCGATCCTTGTTGCTGAGGATATCGCGTCAAGAATTGAGAAGCGAGCATCCTATAAGAGAGCCATGAAGAGAGCAATATTCACAGCAATGAGAAAGGGAGCTAAAGGCATAAAGATAATGGTTTCCGGAAGACTGAACGGAGCTGATATTGCCAGGACAGAGTGGTACCTGGAAGGAAGACTTCCTCTCCAGACCCTCAAAGCTGATCTGGACTACGGTTACACCACAGCCTTCACTAAGATGGGAATAATCGGCGTGAAGGTATGGATCTACAAAGGCGACGTACAGGTGTAA
- the rplP gene encoding 50S ribosomal protein L16, with the protein MLMPKRVKYRKQQRGKMNGKAKGGTIVHFGEWGIKALEPHWISAQQIESCRIAITRTLKRNGNLWIRIFPDKPITSKGIGVRMGKGKGDVEGWVAVVKPGKIMFEIGGVPDQLAKEALQKAASKLPIRTKIVPRYQIGGEL; encoded by the coding sequence ATGTTAATGCCCAAAAGGGTAAAATACAGAAAGCAACAAAGAGGTAAGATGAACGGTAAGGCAAAAGGTGGGACCATTGTTCACTTTGGAGAGTGGGGAATAAAGGCCCTCGAACCACACTGGATATCTGCTCAGCAGATCGAGTCCTGCCGAATTGCGATTACGAGAACACTTAAGAGGAATGGTAATCTCTGGATTCGAATCTTCCCTGACAAACCTATTACCTCAAAAGGAATCGGTGTGAGAATGGGGAAGGGAAAGGGAGATGTTGAAGGCTGGGTAGCTGTTGTCAAGCCCGGGAAGATCATGTTCGAAATAGGCGGAGTGCCTGACCAGCTTGCGAAAGAGGCTCTTCAAAAAGCGGCTTCAAAACTACCTATCAGAACAAAGATAGTACCGAGGTATCAGATAGGAGGTGAGCTCTGA
- the rpmC gene encoding 50S ribosomal protein L29 — protein sequence MKAVELQKFTDEELTQMLEDSKRKLMDLRFQLEMNKLKNHSQITVVKRDIARIKTILRGRELGIRR from the coding sequence ATGAAAGCAGTTGAACTCCAGAAGTTCACAGACGAAGAACTCACTCAGATGCTCGAGGATTCAAAGAGAAAGCTGATGGACCTCAGGTTCCAGCTGGAAATGAACAAGTTGAAGAACCATTCCCAGATAACTGTTGTAAAGCGCGACATAGCAAGGATAAAGACCATCCTTCGCGGTCGTGAACTGGGGATAAGGAGGTAA
- the rpsQ gene encoding 30S ribosomal protein S17: MPRKTLVGTVVSDKMDKTIVVSVTRTHIHPFYGKTMKTTKKYHADDPEGLAGMGDTVEIEECRPLSKMKKFKLVKVLKKDIYTGEIPETPETVEGSGGDQK; the protein is encoded by the coding sequence ATGCCAAGAAAGACACTAGTAGGAACGGTAGTAAGTGACAAGATGGACAAAACGATAGTAGTGAGTGTTACAAGAACGCACATACATCCCTTCTACGGGAAAACCATGAAAACTACTAAGAAGTATCACGCAGATGATCCAGAAGGTCTTGCTGGAATGGGCGATACAGTTGAAATTGAAGAGTGCAGGCCCCTCAGCAAGATGAAGAAGTTCAAACTCGTGAAGGTTCTCAAGAAGGATATCTACACGGGAGAAATACCCGAAACTCCCGAGACCGTTGAAGGTTCCGGAGGTGACCAGAAATGA
- the rplN gene encoding 50S ribosomal protein L14: MIQSESYLKIADNSGARMIKVIQVAGGYRKRSGTIGDIVVAAVRDVAPNTDFKKGDIVRAVLVRTAKEIRRPDGTYIRFDDNAAVIIDKQNQPRGTRVFGPVAREIRDKGFSKIASLAQEVW; the protein is encoded by the coding sequence ATGATCCAGTCTGAATCATACCTGAAGATCGCAGACAACTCCGGTGCGAGAATGATCAAGGTGATACAGGTCGCCGGCGGGTACAGAAAGAGATCGGGAACCATAGGTGACATAGTTGTTGCGGCAGTGAGGGATGTGGCACCGAACACAGATTTCAAAAAGGGTGATATCGTAAGGGCCGTTCTTGTTAGAACCGCGAAGGAGATTCGCAGACCAGACGGTACCTACATTCGCTTCGATGACAATGCTGCGGTCATTATCGACAAGCAGAACCAGCCCAGAGGGACACGCGTCTTTGGACCTGTTGCTAGAGAAATAAGGGATAAGGGATTCTCCAAGATAGCTTCTCTAGCCCAGGAAGTCTGGTGA
- the rplX gene encoding 50S ribosomal protein L24, which translates to MSRVKREDTVMVISGKDRGKKGKVLKTIPSEKKIIVEGVNFTKKHQRPTNQYREGGIIERESPIYVSKVMVVCPNCNKPTRVAHKILENGEKVRSCKKCGEIIDKV; encoded by the coding sequence ATGAGTAGAGTGAAAAGAGAAGATACAGTAATGGTTATATCAGGCAAAGACAGGGGCAAGAAAGGCAAAGTTCTTAAGACAATTCCCTCGGAGAAGAAGATAATAGTTGAGGGAGTCAACTTCACGAAAAAGCATCAGAGACCAACTAATCAATACCGTGAAGGTGGAATCATTGAAAGGGAATCCCCAATATACGTTTCCAAAGTGATGGTTGTCTGCCCCAACTGTAATAAGCCTACGAGAGTCGCCCACAAAATTCTTGAAAATGGTGAAAAGGTCAGATCTTGCAAGAAGTGCGGCGAGATAATCGATAAGGTCTGA
- the rplE gene encoding 50S ribosomal protein L5, with the protein MAYEYVPLKDKFESEVVPTMTKEFGYKNKLEVPRVSKIVVNMGIGEGSRNADLLDLHGKELMTIVGQKPVVTKAKKSIANFKLRDGMPVGLKVTLRGPRMYNFLYKLINVVLPKLRDFRGVDPDSFDGRGNYAMGLPEQLVFPEIVPDQIKRVQGMDIIVVTTARTDEEARRLLALLGLPFKRVMV; encoded by the coding sequence ATGGCATACGAATACGTCCCTTTGAAAGATAAATTTGAAAGTGAAGTAGTCCCTACCATGACGAAGGAATTTGGATACAAGAACAAGCTAGAGGTCCCTAGGGTTTCGAAGATAGTTGTCAATATGGGGATTGGCGAAGGTTCAAGAAATGCCGACCTTCTCGATCTACATGGCAAAGAGCTGATGACGATTGTCGGGCAGAAGCCAGTGGTGACGAAAGCCAAGAAGAGCATAGCGAACTTCAAACTTCGTGATGGAATGCCGGTTGGATTGAAGGTTACCCTCAGAGGGCCCAGGATGTACAACTTCCTATACAAGTTGATTAATGTTGTGCTTCCTAAACTAAGAGACTTCAGAGGCGTTGATCCCGACTCATTCGATGGTAGAGGTAATTATGCAATGGGGCTTCCCGAACAGCTAGTCTTTCCCGAAATTGTACCGGATCAGATAAAACGAGTTCAGGGAATGGACATAATAGTTGTTACAACGGCCAGGACTGATGAGGAAGCAAGAAGATTGTTAGCCCTTCTTGGACTTCCTTTCAAGAGAGTCATGGTCTAA
- a CDS encoding type Z 30S ribosomal protein S14: MAKKSLIEKWKREPKFKVRKYNRCNLCGRPRAVYREFGLCRVCFRQLASEGKLPGVKKASW; encoded by the coding sequence ATGGCGAAGAAATCATTAATCGAAAAATGGAAACGAGAACCCAAGTTCAAAGTAAGGAAATATAACAGATGCAATCTTTGTGGCAGACCCAGAGCGGTTTATAGAGAGTTCGGTCTTTGCAGAGTGTGCTTTAGACAGCTGGCTTCCGAGGGAAAACTCCCCGGTGTGAAGAAAGCAAGCTGGTGA
- the rpsH gene encoding 30S ribosomal protein S8: MWSDPIADMLTRIRNANAAFKESVDIPASNLKKKLLDILKAEGYIDDYKYIEDGKQGVLKVFLKYKGDRRHKINVISGIVRISKPGKRMYVNKDKLPKVKSGMGIAILSTSSGVMTDKQARSQGVGGEVICYVW; the protein is encoded by the coding sequence ATGTGGAGTGATCCCATAGCCGACATGCTCACTAGAATAAGAAACGCCAACGCTGCTTTCAAGGAGAGCGTGGACATACCGGCTTCTAACCTGAAGAAGAAGCTTCTGGATATTTTGAAGGCAGAGGGCTATATAGACGACTATAAATATATAGAGGATGGCAAACAGGGTGTTCTTAAGGTCTTTCTGAAATACAAGGGAGACAGAAGGCACAAGATCAACGTCATCTCTGGAATTGTGAGAATTTCTAAACCTGGCAAAAGGATGTACGTAAACAAGGACAAGCTTCCGAAGGTAAAATCAGGTATGGGAATAGCAATTTTAAGTACTTCCAGCGGAGTGATGACAGACAAGCAGGCCCGTTCCCAAGGCGTCGGCGGCGAAGTCATCTGCTACGTGTGGTAG
- the rplF gene encoding 50S ribosomal protein L6, giving the protein MSRLLKHSIKIPAGVSYKIEGNLITVKGPKGELKQELLPLVKIEADEKELWVKSNEDVVIRKSDYKRLAKYAGTFWSLINNMVVGVTQGFVKELEIVGVGYRAQLQGKKLVMNLGYAHPVEIDPPAGIEFEVPAPQAIVVKGIDKYLVGQVAANIKRWRIPIVYSGKGIRYKGEAIRTKVGKKV; this is encoded by the coding sequence ATGTCTAGACTACTAAAGCATTCCATAAAAATCCCTGCTGGTGTATCATACAAAATCGAAGGAAACTTGATCACTGTGAAGGGACCTAAAGGCGAGCTAAAACAGGAACTCCTTCCTCTTGTGAAGATCGAAGCCGACGAAAAAGAGCTCTGGGTTAAGTCAAATGAAGATGTTGTGATCAGAAAGAGTGACTATAAGAGATTGGCAAAATATGCCGGCACCTTTTGGTCGCTAATAAACAACATGGTGGTGGGCGTTACACAAGGGTTTGTTAAGGAACTTGAAATCGTTGGAGTAGGATACAGAGCTCAGCTTCAGGGAAAGAAGCTTGTAATGAATCTCGGTTATGCTCATCCTGTTGAGATTGATCCTCCTGCTGGAATAGAGTTTGAAGTACCGGCGCCGCAGGCTATAGTTGTCAAGGGAATCGACAAGTACTTAGTTGGGCAGGTTGCTGCGAACATCAAGCGATGGAGAATACCGATTGTCTATTCCGGAAAGGGTATACGTTACAAGGGAGAAGCAATTAGAACCAAAGTCGGTAAGAAGGTCTAA
- the rplR gene encoding 50S ribosomal protein L18, giving the protein MFKHKDKKEQRRKRHLRVRSAISGTPERPRLAVFRSEKHIYAQLIDDSKGVTLVSASTVDKDVKGSIDKSWNVDAAKKVGELLAKKAKDKGITNVVFDRGGFKFHGRIKSLAEGARAGGLQF; this is encoded by the coding sequence GTGTTCAAACATAAAGACAAGAAGGAACAAAGGCGAAAGAGACATCTTCGCGTCAGGTCTGCAATTTCCGGAACACCGGAAAGACCGAGACTGGCAGTCTTCAGAAGCGAGAAGCACATTTATGCTCAGCTGATCGATGATTCCAAGGGAGTCACCCTTGTTTCAGCATCGACGGTAGACAAAGATGTCAAGGGTTCCATAGATAAGTCATGGAATGTAGACGCTGCGAAGAAGGTCGGGGAGCTCCTCGCAAAGAAGGCGAAAGACAAGGGAATCACCAACGTGGTTTTCGACCGTGGGGGATTCAAGTTCCATGGAAGAATAAAGTCGCTTGCCGAGGGAGCTCGAGCAGGTGGGCTACAGTTCTGA
- the rpsE gene encoding 30S ribosomal protein S5 produces the protein MAEEMKNDRNSKSSREGRRNPRASRNAPVEKQVEDNEFEERIIEIRRVTKVVAGGKNLSFRVVAVVGNRDGKVGLGIGSAREVPTAIRKAVLEAKKNVTEVAVRNETVPHETVGRQDSARIMLKPAGPGTGIIANSPVRAVVELAGVKNILTKSLGSSNTLNMARAALNGLISLRSPQDFAKLRDISLKRVFHGISEEAGQ, from the coding sequence ATGGCTGAAGAGATGAAGAATGATCGCAATTCGAAATCTTCACGTGAAGGAAGAAGAAACCCCAGAGCTTCCAGAAACGCTCCTGTAGAAAAGCAGGTAGAAGACAACGAATTTGAAGAAAGAATAATTGAAATAAGAAGGGTTACAAAGGTTGTTGCTGGAGGAAAGAATCTATCCTTTAGAGTAGTTGCCGTTGTAGGCAACCGAGATGGAAAGGTTGGTCTTGGAATCGGCAGTGCCAGAGAAGTCCCGACCGCAATAAGAAAGGCAGTTCTAGAAGCCAAAAAGAATGTTACAGAAGTTGCGGTAAGAAACGAGACCGTACCACATGAGACAGTTGGTCGACAGGATTCCGCAAGGATAATGTTGAAACCTGCAGGTCCAGGCACGGGTATCATTGCCAACTCCCCCGTCAGAGCAGTTGTAGAGCTTGCAGGAGTTAAGAATATCCTAACTAAGTCTCTGGGATCATCAAATACGCTTAACATGGCCAGGGCGGCTCTGAATGGTTTGATTAGTCTGAGATCCCCGCAGGATTTTGCAAAGCTTAGAGACATTTCCTTGAAGAGGGTCTTCCACGGAATCAGCGAGGAGGCAGGTCAGTAA
- the rpmD gene encoding 50S ribosomal protein L30, which translates to MARSLRIRLIKSPIGFNRRQLKTVRALGLGKLDSEVVQPDSPQIRGMVNAIRHLLAVEELDD; encoded by the coding sequence ATGGCAAGGAGTTTGAGAATACGATTGATAAAGAGTCCGATCGGCTTTAATAGAAGACAGCTGAAGACAGTAAGGGCGCTGGGTCTTGGTAAGTTGGACAGTGAAGTTGTCCAACCGGATTCTCCACAGATCAGGGGAATGGTTAATGCCATAAGACATCTTCTTGCTGTCGAAGAACTTGATGACTGA
- the rplO gene encoding 50S ribosomal protein L15 → MAFKVEDLSPTPGSRKREKRIGRGIGSGMGKTATRGHKGQGRATGKVAARFEGGQTPLFRRTPIKGFRNRGSIEYATVNICTLEERFESGSEISPEILVQKNILKDLKDGVKILARGELTKSLIVRANAFSATAKEKIEAAGGKAEVI, encoded by the coding sequence ATGGCTTTTAAAGTTGAAGATCTAAGTCCGACGCCCGGTTCGAGAAAGAGAGAGAAGAGAATAGGACGCGGTATTGGTTCGGGAATGGGTAAGACCGCCACAAGAGGCCACAAAGGACAGGGAAGAGCAACCGGCAAGGTGGCTGCACGATTTGAGGGCGGACAGACACCCCTATTCAGGAGAACACCGATAAAAGGGTTCAGGAACCGAGGCTCCATAGAGTATGCCACTGTCAATATTTGTACTCTTGAGGAAAGATTCGAAAGTGGTAGTGAGATTTCGCCTGAGATTCTCGTTCAGAAGAACATATTGAAAGATCTCAAAGATGGAGTGAAGATCCTGGCAAGAGGTGAATTGACCAAGTCTCTTATAGTCAGGGCAAATGCTTTCAGTGCAACTGCCAAGGAGAAGATCGAAGCTGCTGGTGGAAAGGCTGAGGTGATCTGA
- the secY gene encoding preprotein translocase subunit SecY: MWNALKNAFKIPELRDRILFTFFALAIFRLGVYIPIPGINIQAWSAYFGTLSEGGAGGFIGFFDVFTGGAVQQFSIFLMSVTPYINAQIMLQLLTAVVPSLKEMLKEGEEGKKKYARYTRMLTVGLAGLQGFLISFGLSSNTAIMAIPSRILFVLLATATLIGGTMFLLWLGERITEKGIGNGISVLIFGGIVARYPASIMQIVIALSPIQWVILLAIALFTVIAVIYVQMGERRIEVQYARRVTGRRVYGGVSTHIPIKVNQGGVIPIIFSSAIMMLPQFIATAFPEGSGGRNVMQALFAQTSPVYILLYGGMVFFFTFFYSSLVFDVREVSDNIRNYGGYIPGIRPGFSTQQYIQRVLNRVVFMGAVFLVVVALLPLIVGGIFSIGGLAIGGTSTLIAVGVAIDILQQMETHLMVRHYEGFVKKGKLRGRR, encoded by the coding sequence ATGTGGAATGCCCTGAAGAACGCGTTCAAGATACCTGAGCTAAGAGACAGAATTCTCTTCACGTTTTTCGCGCTGGCAATCTTCAGACTAGGTGTCTACATACCAATCCCGGGAATAAATATTCAGGCTTGGTCAGCTTATTTCGGTACTCTCTCTGAAGGTGGAGCCGGAGGCTTTATAGGCTTTTTTGATGTCTTCACTGGTGGAGCCGTACAGCAGTTTTCGATATTCTTGATGAGCGTTACTCCTTACATTAACGCGCAGATTATGCTTCAGTTGCTTACGGCCGTTGTTCCAAGTTTGAAGGAAATGCTCAAAGAAGGCGAAGAGGGAAAGAAAAAGTACGCTCGATACACAAGAATGCTGACAGTTGGACTTGCGGGTCTTCAAGGATTCCTGATTTCATTCGGTCTCTCTTCAAACACTGCTATAATGGCCATCCCAAGCAGGATTCTCTTTGTCCTCCTTGCAACAGCAACTCTAATTGGAGGAACGATGTTCCTTCTGTGGCTTGGAGAGAGAATAACTGAAAAGGGAATAGGAAACGGAATATCTGTTCTGATTTTTGGAGGAATTGTCGCAAGGTACCCTGCTTCTATAATGCAGATAGTCATCGCATTGTCTCCTATACAGTGGGTCATATTGCTTGCAATTGCTCTTTTCACAGTAATTGCAGTTATCTATGTCCAGATGGGAGAGAGAAGGATTGAAGTTCAATATGCCAGAAGAGTCACGGGCAGAAGAGTCTATGGGGGAGTCTCCACCCACATTCCTATAAAGGTTAATCAGGGTGGAGTCATACCGATAATATTCAGTTCTGCAATAATGATGCTTCCCCAGTTTATCGCAACTGCATTCCCTGAAGGAAGCGGTGGCAGGAATGTCATGCAAGCTCTGTTTGCTCAGACCTCTCCTGTTTACATCTTGCTTTACGGTGGAATGGTTTTCTTCTTCACATTCTTCTACAGTTCGCTGGTTTTTGATGTGAGAGAAGTATCGGATAATATACGTAATTACGGAGGATACATCCCAGGAATTAGGCCGGGCTTTTCGACGCAGCAGTACATTCAGAGAGTTCTGAATCGTGTGGTCTTTATGGGTGCTGTATTCCTTGTAGTTGTCGCCTTGCTTCCGCTAATAGTTGGAGGAATTTTCAGTATTGGCGGACTTGCAATAGGAGGGACCTCGACTCTAATTGCCGTTGGTGTTGCCATTGATATTTTGCAGCAAATGGAAACACACCTTATGGTCAGGCACTACGAGGGTTTTGTCAAGAAAGGCAAGTTACGGGGAAGGAGGTAA
- a CDS encoding adenylate kinase, with amino-acid sequence MNVILMGPPGAGKGTQAKRIARKLNIPHISTGDMLRDAVAAGTDLGLKVKEIMDKGLLVPDDLMIDLVRERLAREDTKNGFILDGFPRTVEQAIALDKMLDELNKEIHVALLVDADEEEVVKRISSRRVCPECGKVYNLLTLRPEVEGYCDNDGSKLIQRDDDRPETVRARYRVYSDKTAPVIRYYSGEKGNLVKVDGSGEIDTVTAEIVNHLENAKHG; translated from the coding sequence ATGAATGTGATTCTAATGGGTCCTCCCGGAGCAGGGAAGGGGACACAGGCAAAACGGATAGCCCGTAAACTGAACATACCTCACATATCTACTGGTGATATGCTAAGGGATGCCGTGGCTGCTGGCACTGACCTTGGGCTGAAGGTTAAAGAAATTATGGATAAAGGGCTTCTCGTCCCCGATGATCTGATGATAGATCTTGTCAGAGAGAGATTGGCTAGAGAGGATACCAAGAATGGCTTCATACTTGATGGCTTTCCAAGAACAGTCGAACAGGCAATTGCACTGGACAAGATGCTTGACGAACTTAATAAGGAGATTCATGTTGCTCTGCTTGTTGACGCTGATGAAGAGGAAGTTGTAAAACGTATTTCAAGCAGGAGAGTTTGTCCGGAATGCGGGAAAGTTTACAATCTCCTAACGTTAAGACCCGAGGTCGAAGGTTACTGTGACAACGATGGTAGCAAGTTGATTCAGCGAGACGATGATAGGCCTGAGACTGTTAGGGCGAGGTACCGTGTCTACTCGGATAAGACCGCGCCAGTGATTAGATACTATTCCGGCGAAAAAGGCAATCTTGTTAAGGTGGACGGGTCGGGAGAAATTGATACCGTCACTGCTGAAATCGTCAATCATCTGGAGAATGCAAAGCATGGTTAG
- the map gene encoding type I methionyl aminopeptidase — MVRLKSPEEICKIEIAAKVVAEVLAVVESYAVEGASAYDMERAAEELIERRGGIPAFKGYSGYPYTLCVSVNEEVIHGFPLREKVFAAGDIVSVDCGVVKDGFVGDAAKSFVVGSYLCEKDRLLLQRTEESLFKGIEIACAGNRLGDIGFAVQSCVESAGFSVIRDYVGHGVGLSLHEDPQVPNYGRQNSGMLLRTGMTLAIEPMVASGHYSLEILEDGWTAVTADRSRAAHFEHDIAILEDGPKILSRL; from the coding sequence ATGGTTAGGTTGAAATCTCCAGAGGAAATCTGTAAAATCGAAATTGCTGCGAAGGTTGTCGCAGAGGTTTTGGCTGTGGTTGAGTCCTATGCAGTCGAAGGTGCCTCTGCCTATGATATGGAAAGAGCTGCAGAAGAATTGATTGAAAGAAGAGGTGGCATCCCCGCATTCAAGGGTTATAGTGGATATCCGTACACCCTCTGCGTATCGGTAAATGAGGAGGTAATTCACGGTTTTCCCTTGAGAGAGAAAGTCTTCGCTGCCGGGGATATCGTGTCCGTGGATTGTGGGGTAGTGAAGGATGGATTCGTGGGAGACGCCGCGAAATCTTTTGTTGTAGGAAGTTATCTATGCGAAAAAGACCGGTTGCTTTTGCAACGGACTGAAGAGTCTCTTTTTAAGGGCATAGAGATTGCATGCGCTGGAAACCGACTTGGCGATATAGGATTTGCAGTCCAGAGCTGTGTGGAAAGCGCCGGGTTTTCTGTGATAAGAGACTACGTTGGACATGGAGTTGGCCTGAGCCTCCACGAGGATCCTCAGGTCCCTAATTATGGAAGACAGAACAGCGGGATGCTTTTGAGAACCGGTATGACTCTTGCGATTGAACCGATGGTTGCAAGTGGACATTACAGCTTGGAGATTCTGGAAGATGGTTGGACCGCAGTAACTGCTGATAGATCGCGTGCTGCTCATTTCGAGCATGATATTGCGATACTGGAAGACGGGCCCAAGATTCTTTCCAGATTGTGA